CCGGGAGACCGCTCGTCAGCCCTGCTCCGTCAGCCCGGCTCGTCCTCGTCCGCTGGCGGTCGTGGCTTCCGGTGTTCTGCGATCCACGCTTCGACCTCCGATTTGAGCCAGATGGTCGTACCCCGAAGCTCCTGGTAAGGAGCGGGAAATGTCGGGTGCCGAATGAGCTGTCGCATGCGCGACCGGCCCACGCCGAGCATCTCTTGCAACTCGTAGGGCCCCACCATCTCGCCTGGCCGCTTAGGCATACATGGCAAGCTAGGCATGGTCGGGTCTACCCAATTCGGTGCTCCTGATACGGTGCTCCCTATTGCGCAGGGGGCTAGATCTGGGGGAGGATCCGAGGCGGGCCTCCCGCCTGGCAGGACAGGTAGCCGACGGGCGGGGGTGCTACCCGGGGGCTGCCGCCGGTTCTCTGCAGGTCCTCCGGCGCCCGGTGGCAGTCCCGCCCCCCCCGTCTGCCGAGGAGGTTTCCGTGCTCTACCACGCGTTTCATCCGCCCGATCAGCCATCGCTGACCCATGAGCAGCGAACCGAACGTCTCAGAGCCGAGCTGGCAGCCACCCAGCAGGCCCTGTGCGTACTCCAAGGCGCGCTGACCGACGCGAAGACCCGGCTCGGGATGATCAGCCGGATAGCGCGCGACGTCGAGCGGACCCGCCGGGCCCCAGGGGCGTCGTGGGCAGCGGTCCGGGCCGCCCTCTACTCACGGCCGGAGGGACTCAAGGACGTCGGGCCGGATCTTCCGATCCTCTGAGTCGGGTAGGTCCCGGCGACCACGCCGGATCACCCGACGGGCGATGCGGGTCCCGGTCGTCTGTCCCGGCTCGCCTCGGCGGAGCCGTGGCAGGCCCATATCCGGGTCCACTCCCGGCGGAGTCGAACCGAGTCGGCGACACCGGACAGCACCGGGGTGCTGTCCACGTACTGGTCGATGCCGCCGACCGGAGGCAGCCCGGCGATCTCGGGATCACCGATCCGGGCGAGCAGGGCGGCGGCGAACCGTCCGGCGTCGATGACCGGGTACGGCCGGTCGTGGAACGGGCGACGCGTGGTCTCGACCGGCTCGGCCAGGCCGAGCCGGTTCTGCCATCCGCCAACCGCCTCGTAGGCGGTGCAGAGTGCCGCCTGCCGACCGGCGCCGTCCCCGGTCAACGCCTCGCCCAACGCCGCCCCGATGCCGGCCGCCTCGGGCAGCTCACCGAACGCGCTGCCCAACCACTTGCTGTACGGCGGATACCGCCGTCCCAGCAGCAGGCAGAGTCGCATCACGTCCCGGGCCAGCCGTGCCGTCAGCACCCGGCTACCCAGCTCGTCGCCGGCCTCGGCGGTACGGCCCACGAACGGCTCCTCCTCGGCGATCCGCATCCACTGGCAGGCGAGCAGGTAGCGCCAGACATCGTCCGGGTACCACCGGAGACGGCCACGCAGAGCGGTCAGCTCACCGATGCCGTCGTGGAACACGGCACCGCCGGTGACCTCGGCCAGCCGTTGCGAGGGTGTCGCGAGCCAGTCGAGCGTGCCGACGTCGTGGCGGGGATCGAAGCCCAGGTATCCGTCGCACCAGGCGCCCAACTCCGTGACCCGGACCCGGTGTGCGATCGGTCCGTCCGTGTGCGCCAGCACCCGGGTACGGCCGTCCGCCGGGGCGAAGTGGGTCGGCCAGCCCGCGACCTGCGTCGGCAGCCGGGCCGTCAGCATCGCCGGGATCTCCTCGCCGTGCCGGGCGAGGTCGTCGGGGGTCAGGAACAGTTCGAGGCGGGGACCCCAGTCATGGTCGACGGAACGCTCGGTGTCGAAGCCGAGCACCTCCGAGCCTTCGCCGAGCCGCCCGGCCGCGTACCGGAGTTTCGGGTATGCCTCGTGCAGCAGCGGGCGTACCGCCTCGGTGTAGAACAACCGGCAGAGCCGCAACCCTGGCACGAACGGCGCCCACATCCCGGCACCCTACGACTGCGGGCGCGAGGTCGGCATCCGGTTTCCCACCGCGCCGCGCTCGGGCGAACTCACGGCGGTCAGGCCGCGTCGAGGTAGACCCACTGCCCGTCCTGCCGGGCGAAGCGGCTGCGTTCGCGTACGTCCCCGGGGCGCCCCGCCTGCCGGTAGTGGGCCCGGAACTCGACCACGCCGACGGTGTCGAACATCCCGCCCCGTTCGGTGTCGAGGATCTCGAGCCGGGTCCACCGCTGCCCCGGGTCGAGCGTCAGCCGAGGCGGCAGGGTGCTGGTGTGCCAGGTGCGCAGCAGATAGGCGGTGTCGCTGACGGCGTACGCGCTGAATCGCGAGCGCATCAGCGCCTCGGCGGTCGCCGCGACACTCCGCCCCTGGTGCAGCGCGCCGCAGCAGTCCTCGTACGCCTCTGCGGAGCCGCACGGGCACGGCCCGACGGGCCCCGGCGCCGCCGACCGGCGGACGTTGCGTTTTGCCACCGGACCATTGTCACCGCCCGACCGGCCTGGGCGCGGCCGGGTTGGCGACC
The nucleotide sequence above comes from Plantactinospora soyae. Encoded proteins:
- a CDS encoding DUF4037 domain-containing protein, whose amino-acid sequence is MWAPFVPGLRLCRLFYTEAVRPLLHEAYPKLRYAAGRLGEGSEVLGFDTERSVDHDWGPRLELFLTPDDLARHGEEIPAMLTARLPTQVAGWPTHFAPADGRTRVLAHTDGPIAHRVRVTELGAWCDGYLGFDPRHDVGTLDWLATPSQRLAEVTGGAVFHDGIGELTALRGRLRWYPDDVWRYLLACQWMRIAEEEPFVGRTAEAGDELGSRVLTARLARDVMRLCLLLGRRYPPYSKWLGSAFGELPEAAGIGAALGEALTGDGAGRQAALCTAYEAVGGWQNRLGLAEPVETTRRPFHDRPYPVIDAGRFAAALLARIGDPEIAGLPPVGGIDQYVDSTPVLSGVADSVRLRREWTRIWACHGSAEASRDRRPGPASPVG
- a CDS encoding YchJ family protein; translation: MAKRNVRRSAAPGPVGPCPCGSAEAYEDCCGALHQGRSVAATAEALMRSRFSAYAVSDTAYLLRTWHTSTLPPRLTLDPGQRWTRLEILDTERGGMFDTVGVVEFRAHYRQAGRPGDVRERSRFARQDGQWVYLDAA